One part of the Enterococcus sp. DIV1094 genome encodes these proteins:
- the mgtE gene encoding magnesium transporter — protein MDENQELEERFAQLALDLRENNIQDFRNNFLEMHIYEQGQFYQSLKEADRQQIYTYLSPKELADMFDVIEEDNEYMKEYLAEMRPNYAADMLSEMYTDNAVDLLNTLDKKQVAKYLSLMPAEDASEIKDLLHYEDETAGAIMTTEFISIVANQTVRSAMYVLKNEADVAETIYYIYVVNQDNQLVGVISLRDLIVNDDDAMISDLMSERVLSVHVGDDQEDVAQTFRDYDFLALPVTDYDDHLLGIVTVDDIIDVIDDEAASDYSGLAGVNVEEINENPVKSASRRLPWLITLLFLGMSTASLISHYEALVSEASILAVFISLITGTAGNAGTQSLAVAVRRLAISDDKNHGFVRLIVAEVLTGLVTGAVTGLTIFLIVGIWKQNFILGFVIGIAMLFAITVANLAGSLIPMLMDRLGFDPAVASGPFITTLSDLTSVLIYFNIASLFMGYFM, from the coding sequence TTGGACGAAAATCAAGAATTAGAGGAAAGATTTGCCCAGTTGGCTCTGGATCTAAGAGAAAACAACATCCAGGATTTTAGAAACAACTTCCTAGAGATGCACATCTATGAGCAGGGGCAATTCTATCAATCCCTTAAGGAAGCAGATCGTCAACAGATTTATACCTATCTTTCGCCTAAGGAATTGGCGGATATGTTCGATGTCATTGAAGAAGACAACGAATACATGAAAGAATATTTGGCAGAAATGCGCCCTAATTATGCAGCAGACATGCTTTCTGAGATGTATACCGATAACGCGGTCGACTTGCTGAATACATTAGATAAGAAACAAGTGGCGAAATATCTTAGCCTGATGCCAGCAGAAGATGCAAGCGAGATCAAAGACCTCTTACATTATGAAGATGAAACAGCAGGGGCGATCATGACGACCGAATTTATTTCGATCGTTGCTAATCAAACGGTTCGTTCGGCGATGTATGTCTTGAAAAATGAAGCTGATGTAGCAGAAACGATTTATTATATCTATGTCGTCAATCAAGACAATCAACTGGTTGGAGTTATCTCATTACGTGATTTGATCGTCAATGATGATGATGCCATGATTTCTGATTTAATGAGTGAGCGGGTGTTGTCTGTTCACGTAGGCGACGACCAAGAAGACGTAGCACAAACCTTCCGTGACTATGACTTTCTTGCTTTGCCCGTAACTGATTATGATGATCATTTGTTAGGGATCGTTACGGTCGATGACATCATTGACGTTATCGATGATGAAGCAGCGAGTGACTACTCCGGGTTGGCGGGGGTCAATGTCGAAGAAATCAATGAGAATCCAGTGAAATCTGCTTCTCGACGGTTGCCTTGGTTGATCACTTTGTTATTCTTAGGTATGTCAACAGCTTCTTTGATCAGTCACTACGAAGCTTTGGTCAGTGAAGCGAGTATTTTAGCTGTCTTTATCTCTTTGATCACAGGTACTGCTGGGAATGCCGGCACGCAATCGTTGGCGGTCGCTGTGCGGCGTTTAGCGATCTCTGATGATAAAAATCATGGCTTTGTCCGCTTGATCGTAGCAGAAGTGTTGACTGGATTAGTCACTGGTGCTGTGACTGGTTTAACGATTTTCTTGATCGTAGGGATTTGGAAACAAAACTTTATTTTAGGCTTTGTCATTGGTATTGCGATGCTCTTTGCGATCACAGTGGCGAATCTTGCGGGAAGTTTGATCCCTATGTTGATGGATCGCTTAGGCTTTGACCCTGCCGTTGCGAGTGGGCCATTTATTACCACTTTGAGTGACTTGACCAGTGTGTTGATCTATTTCAATATCGCTTCTTTGTTTATGGGGTATTTTATGTAA
- a CDS encoding NAD kinase has product MKVAIVHNKEPKTLAVTERLKNLLAQANIKIDDQQPELVISVGGDGTLLAAFHRFSHALNDVRFLGVHTGHLGFYTDWRDYELEELVDSLKTNREQSVSYPLLDVRISYLDDKPDQHFFALNESTIKRSNRTMVADVYIKNEFFESFRGDGLALSTPTGSTAYNKSVGGAVIHPSINAFQLAEIASLNNRVFRTLGAPMVIAQDEWVEIRLENTADYLVTIDQLDVSKDNIRAIYYRIAEERIHFASYRHMHFWHRVKDAFIGEV; this is encoded by the coding sequence ATGAAGGTAGCGATCGTTCATAACAAAGAACCGAAAACATTAGCAGTCACCGAACGATTGAAAAATCTTTTGGCTCAAGCAAATATCAAAATCGATGACCAACAACCAGAATTAGTGATCTCTGTGGGCGGTGATGGGACGCTGTTAGCGGCGTTCCATCGCTTTAGCCATGCTTTGAACGATGTGCGTTTTTTAGGCGTCCATACGGGCCATCTAGGCTTTTATACGGACTGGCGCGACTATGAGTTAGAAGAATTAGTCGATAGCTTGAAAACCAATCGTGAACAAAGCGTTAGCTACCCTTTGTTGGATGTCCGAATCAGCTATTTAGATGACAAACCCGACCAACATTTTTTTGCGTTGAACGAGTCCACGATCAAACGTTCCAACCGTACAATGGTCGCGGATGTCTATATCAAGAACGAATTTTTTGAAAGCTTTCGGGGAGACGGCTTAGCATTATCTACGCCTACAGGATCGACTGCTTATAATAAAAGTGTGGGTGGAGCCGTGATCCATCCAAGTATCAATGCGTTTCAATTAGCAGAAATTGCTTCATTGAATAACCGTGTGTTTCGTACGTTAGGTGCGCCGATGGTCATCGCTCAAGATGAATGGGTAGAGATCCGTTTAGAGAATACAGCAGATTATTTAGTTACGATCGATCAACTGGATGTCTCAAAAGACAATATCCGAGCCATTTATTATCGGATCGCAGAAGAAAGAATCCACTTCGCTTCGTATCGGCACATGCACTTTTGGCATCGCGTGAAAGATGCCTTTATCGGTGAGGTCTAG
- a CDS encoding DsbA family protein, whose translation MIEIYFFVNPLGKNCFHLEQQLVQFIDEEYTKKPKFKIQFRFLPLVNLQTIGDVMQTNGISQTNLEERNKLFSTTYSAALDCKAAHFQGKKKGRQFLSRLQEAVSCKKIPYSQHLAESIFSEIGDLNMFKEDRQSEFVKEAFFSDQKMAREMGIKKHPSAVIYNYDREQNFGVLVEGLNSVRQIKAICQGEDNYHLFDSHSLQATNAQLHSGNSHLSLLSN comes from the coding sequence ATGATCGAAATCTATTTTTTTGTTAATCCATTGGGGAAAAACTGCTTTCATTTAGAGCAACAGCTTGTTCAGTTTATTGATGAGGAATATACTAAGAAACCTAAATTCAAAATACAATTTCGTTTTCTTCCACTAGTTAACTTGCAGACAATCGGGGATGTCATGCAAACTAACGGAATTTCTCAAACTAATCTAGAAGAGCGTAACAAACTATTTTCAACGACTTATTCAGCCGCATTAGATTGCAAAGCGGCGCATTTCCAAGGAAAGAAAAAAGGAAGACAATTTCTTAGTCGATTACAAGAAGCCGTCAGCTGTAAAAAAATTCCATATTCTCAACATCTTGCTGAATCGATATTTTCAGAAATCGGAGATCTAAACATGTTCAAGGAAGATCGTCAATCTGAGTTTGTCAAAGAAGCATTTTTCTCAGACCAAAAAATGGCCCGTGAAATGGGAATAAAGAAACATCCATCAGCTGTTATTTACAATTATGATCGTGAACAGAATTTTGGTGTATTAGTAGAAGGCTTGAATAGCGTTCGCCAAATCAAAGCAATTTGTCAAGGCGAAGACAATTATCACCTATTTGACAGCCACTCATTACAAGCAACGAATGCACAACTCCATTCCGGAAATAGCCATTTATCTTTGCTTTCAAATTAA
- a CDS encoding CYTH domain-containing protein gives MTEMVEIEFKTLLTKEDYMRLLSHYQLTADRFHSQTNFYYDTPDFQLKQNGCGLRIRVLDNYAEYTLKTPAIEGKLETTDSYTVQEATKMIEEHRLPRTGAVFQKLQEFSIDSSQLINIGHLTTKRAEFPIEEGLLAIDESWGEQLHDYELELEVTDAKSGKKAFEHFLQRQSIPYHPSKNKIQRMFEAKN, from the coding sequence ATGACAGAAATGGTAGAGATCGAATTTAAAACACTACTAACAAAAGAGGATTACATGCGTTTGCTTTCGCACTATCAGCTTACAGCAGACCGTTTCCATAGCCAAACGAACTTCTATTACGACACGCCCGATTTCCAACTAAAACAAAATGGCTGCGGCTTACGTATTCGTGTGTTAGATAATTATGCAGAATACACGTTAAAAACGCCAGCTATAGAAGGTAAATTGGAAACAACGGATTCCTACACGGTCCAAGAAGCCACTAAAATGATCGAAGAACACAGGTTGCCACGAACTGGAGCTGTCTTTCAAAAACTTCAGGAGTTTTCGATCGATTCAAGCCAACTGATCAACATTGGGCATCTCACGACGAAGCGTGCCGAATTTCCTATTGAAGAAGGCTTGTTAGCGATTGACGAAAGTTGGGGAGAGCAACTTCACGACTATGAATTAGAACTAGAAGTCACTGATGCTAAAAGCGGTAAAAAAGCATTTGAGCACTTTCTTCAGCGACAATCGATTCCTTATCATCCTTCCAAAAATAAAATCCAACGAATGTTCGAGGCTAAAAATTAG
- a CDS encoding transketolase family protein produces MFHLSKSTAIEKELRTCVVETINELMDIDEQVIALDADLGSASGWTAIGKEHPDRFINMGIAEANMVGVAAGLSLTGYTPFIHTFGPFATRRVFDQLFISGGYGGNTINIYGSDPGFAAGHNGGTHTTWEDVALMKAIPHSVVCDAADDVQMAWILKEFHQMSGIHYVRGNRKGVKPVYEKGSTFVLGKGNVLRKGTDYLLIAAGQLVSETLQVAEQLMEQGISCEVIDMFTIKPIDRELILSESVGKKKIVTIENHSITGGLGSSVAEVLAEEGVGVPLKRIGVNERFGQVGTPDFLQQEFGLDVASIQKQIIE; encoded by the coding sequence ATGTTCCATTTAAGTAAATCAACTGCTATTGAAAAAGAATTACGAACTTGTGTAGTAGAAACAATCAATGAACTGATGGACATCGATGAGCAAGTCATTGCGTTAGATGCTGATTTAGGTTCGGCAAGTGGCTGGACTGCAATTGGGAAAGAACACCCTGACCGTTTCATCAACATGGGCATCGCCGAAGCAAATATGGTAGGTGTTGCTGCTGGATTGAGTTTGACGGGATACACACCATTTATCCATACTTTTGGTCCATTTGCGACACGGCGGGTATTTGATCAACTGTTTATTTCAGGTGGTTATGGCGGAAACACGATCAACATCTACGGTTCAGACCCAGGATTTGCAGCCGGCCATAATGGTGGGACTCACACGACTTGGGAAGATGTTGCACTGATGAAAGCCATTCCTCATTCTGTAGTCTGCGATGCCGCAGATGACGTCCAAATGGCATGGATTCTCAAAGAATTCCATCAAATGTCAGGCATCCATTATGTTCGTGGAAATCGTAAAGGTGTCAAACCTGTGTATGAAAAAGGCTCAACGTTCGTGTTAGGAAAAGGCAATGTTTTGCGTAAAGGTACCGATTATCTGCTGATTGCGGCGGGACAACTTGTTTCTGAAACGTTGCAAGTAGCCGAACAATTGATGGAACAAGGAATCAGCTGTGAAGTGATTGATATGTTTACAATCAAACCAATTGATCGAGAGCTGATTCTCAGTGAATCAGTCGGTAAGAAAAAAATCGTAACCATTGAAAACCATTCGATCACGGGCGGGTTAGGAAGTTCAGTCGCTGAAGTTCTTGCCGAAGAAGGGGTTGGCGTTCCGCTGAAACGAATCGGCGTCAATGAACGTTTCGGTCAAGTGGGCACACCAGATTTCTTACAACAAGAATTTGGGTTGGATGTTGCGAGTATACAAAAGCAAATCATTGAATAA
- a CDS encoding transketolase yields the protein MTVNEEQLKELERLATKIRLDTLISIKHMGQGHLGGSFSIVELLAVLYGKQMKIDPKNPQWEERDRLVLSKGHAGAGLYSTLANVGYFDREWLLTINEGGTRLPSHPDRQKTPGVDATTGSLGQGTSIAAGIATGFKHAKKDNYVYLIVGDGELNEGQCWEAFQYIAHFKLNHCIVIIDDNKKQLDGETKDILDPFDIQKKMEAFGFYTLKVKGSDLQGIDAAINECKEVTDQAVCIVLDSVKGQGIPYFETLDANHSVKFNTESVNQAADDAIRMLEEKIERMR from the coding sequence TTGACCGTCAATGAGGAACAGTTAAAAGAGCTGGAACGATTAGCGACAAAAATACGATTAGATACGTTGATCAGTATCAAACATATGGGGCAAGGACATCTAGGTGGATCATTTTCGATTGTTGAATTGCTAGCGGTTTTATATGGCAAACAGATGAAGATCGATCCGAAAAATCCACAGTGGGAAGAACGTGATCGATTAGTCTTATCTAAAGGACATGCAGGTGCCGGTTTATATAGTACATTAGCCAATGTTGGATATTTCGACAGAGAATGGTTATTGACGATCAATGAAGGTGGAACACGCTTGCCTTCTCATCCAGATCGCCAAAAAACGCCTGGTGTTGATGCAACTACGGGTTCTTTAGGACAAGGCACTTCTATAGCTGCGGGAATCGCTACCGGTTTTAAGCACGCAAAAAAAGATAACTATGTATACTTGATCGTGGGCGATGGAGAATTGAATGAGGGGCAATGTTGGGAAGCATTCCAATATATCGCTCACTTTAAATTAAATCATTGCATCGTGATCATCGATGATAATAAAAAACAATTAGATGGGGAAACAAAGGACATCCTTGACCCGTTCGATATACAGAAAAAAATGGAAGCATTCGGTTTCTATACCTTAAAAGTAAAAGGGTCAGATCTACAAGGAATCGATGCTGCAATCAACGAATGTAAAGAAGTGACTGATCAAGCAGTGTGTATTGTACTTGATAGCGTGAAGGGACAAGGGATTCCTTATTTTGAAACGTTAGATGCCAATCATTCTGTAAAATTCAATACGGAATCAGTCAATCAAGCCGCAGATGACGCCATTCGAATGCTTGAAGAAAAAATCGAAAGGATGAGATAA
- a CDS encoding GTP pyrophosphokinase, with the protein MERDWEEFLAPYEQTVSELKVKLRGIRKQFREQNRHVPIEFVTGRVKPVESIITKSQLRHIPMARLEEEMSDIAGLRIMCQFVEDIHQVVDIIRNRKDMKVIQERDYITNKKASGYRSYHLVIEYPVQLISGEKKILAEIQIRTLAMNFWATIEHSLNYKYQGVFPEEMSERLQRAAEAAYQLDEEMSNIREEIQEAQRLFSHGRGRSEDAYYRSLIDQENKQEEAKDEGSDRS; encoded by the coding sequence ATGGAACGAGACTGGGAAGAGTTTTTAGCACCTTATGAACAGACAGTGTCAGAGTTAAAAGTAAAATTACGAGGAATACGAAAACAATTCAGAGAACAAAACCGACATGTTCCGATTGAGTTCGTGACGGGACGGGTTAAACCGGTAGAAAGTATCATTACTAAGTCCCAATTACGCCATATCCCAATGGCACGTTTAGAAGAAGAAATGTCAGATATCGCTGGGTTGCGGATCATGTGTCAATTTGTGGAAGATATCCATCAAGTGGTTGACATCATCCGTAACCGTAAAGATATGAAAGTCATACAAGAACGAGATTATATCACCAACAAAAAAGCGAGTGGGTATCGCTCGTATCATTTAGTGATCGAATATCCAGTCCAACTGATCAGTGGTGAAAAGAAAATCTTGGCAGAAATCCAAATTCGCACATTAGCCATGAATTTTTGGGCAACGATCGAGCATTCCTTGAATTATAAATATCAGGGAGTATTCCCAGAAGAGATGAGTGAACGATTGCAGCGTGCAGCTGAAGCCGCTTATCAACTGGATGAAGAAATGTCGAATATCCGAGAAGAGATCCAAGAAGCACAACGATTATTCTCTCATGGAAGAGGACGATCTGAAGATGCCTATTACCGATCTTTGATCGACCAAGAGAATAAACAAGAGGAGGCCAAAGATGAAGGTAGCGATCGTTCATAA
- a CDS encoding histidine phosphatase family protein: MELYFTRHGKTEWNLERRFQGSQGDSPLLPQSYEEIKAFGQKVKSIPFEAIYCSTAKRARDTAKGINQELVHPTEIIYTDKLRELGLGKLEGQSIEAMYQKFPENLPNLRNHLDKYDPTPFDGEPITEAITRIEAVVADAVCQHQGPILFVGHGASLTAAIQWMTGKDLSQLREMGGLFNSSLTILETGEPNNLLPYELKVWNEVDFLGNGQPEPLL, encoded by the coding sequence ATGGAACTATACTTTACAAGACATGGTAAAACGGAATGGAATCTTGAAAGACGCTTTCAAGGGAGCCAAGGAGACTCACCGTTGTTACCTCAAAGTTATGAGGAAATCAAAGCATTTGGTCAAAAGGTCAAGTCGATTCCTTTTGAAGCCATCTATTGCAGTACAGCAAAGCGTGCGAGAGATACGGCAAAAGGAATCAATCAAGAATTAGTACATCCGACAGAAATCATTTATACAGATAAATTAAGAGAACTAGGGTTAGGAAAACTGGAAGGGCAATCGATCGAAGCGATGTACCAAAAATTTCCAGAGAATTTACCTAACTTACGTAACCATTTAGATAAATATGACCCAACACCTTTTGATGGTGAGCCGATCACTGAAGCAATCACACGGATCGAAGCAGTCGTTGCTGATGCGGTATGTCAACATCAAGGGCCCATTCTCTTCGTTGGTCACGGGGCGTCATTGACGGCTGCGATCCAGTGGATGACTGGGAAAGACTTGAGCCAATTGCGAGAAATGGGCGGACTGTTTAATAGCAGTTTGACGATTTTAGAAACAGGAGAACCCAATAACCTTTTACCATACGAGCTGAAAGTATGGAATGAGGTCGATTTTTTAGGTAATGGACAGCCAGAGCCTTTACTATAA
- a CDS encoding copper homeostasis protein CutC translates to MIKEFCAENYTLIPLAIAKGANRIELCDNLAVGGTTPSTGVIEEVLSYASEKSVPVMTIIRPRGGDFVYNDIELKIMHTDLIESKKLGTDGVVIGCLTPSGWLDEEALEVLIESAEGLQITFHMAFDAIPQERQFEAIDWLVEHGVHRILTHGGAAGTNIEENLEHLKQLIAHANGRIIILPGGGITSENAQAVADALEVHEVHGTKIVPLSE, encoded by the coding sequence ATGATCAAAGAATTTTGTGCGGAGAATTATACATTGATTCCCTTAGCGATTGCTAAAGGTGCGAATCGAATCGAATTGTGCGACAATCTGGCAGTAGGTGGCACTACGCCAAGTACTGGTGTGATCGAAGAAGTCCTAAGCTACGCAAGTGAAAAAAGCGTACCAGTCATGACGATCATCCGACCACGTGGCGGTGATTTTGTTTATAACGATATCGAATTGAAAATCATGCACACTGACTTGATTGAATCAAAAAAACTAGGAACTGACGGTGTGGTCATCGGTTGTTTAACGCCTTCTGGCTGGTTAGACGAAGAAGCTTTGGAAGTCCTTATAGAGTCCGCAGAAGGCTTGCAGATCACCTTTCATATGGCTTTCGATGCGATTCCTCAAGAGCGTCAATTCGAAGCAATCGATTGGTTAGTGGAACATGGTGTTCATCGCATCTTGACACACGGTGGCGCTGCCGGCACGAACATCGAAGAGAATTTGGAGCATTTAAAACAATTGATTGCTCATGCAAATGGCCGGATCATCATTTTACCTGGCGGTGGGATCACTTCTGAAAACGCACAAGCAGTTGCAGATGCTTTAGAAGTCCACGAAGTCCATGGCACAAAGATCGTTCCTTTATCTGAGTAA
- the trmL gene encoding tRNA (uridine(34)/cytosine(34)/5-carboxymethylaminomethyluridine(34)-2'-O)-methyltransferase TrmL, whose product MNHIVLFEPLIPANTGNIARTCAATNTPLHLIEPLGFSTDDKQLKRAGLDYWHDVDITYHADLPAFMSYLGDRKLHLISKFANKVYSDENFADGEEHFFLFGKETTGLPESFMREHAEKCLRIPMNDTHVRSLNLSNTAAMIVYEALRQQGFPNLELTHHYENDKLD is encoded by the coding sequence ATGAACCATATTGTTTTATTTGAACCTTTGATCCCTGCAAATACAGGAAATATTGCGAGAACGTGTGCGGCGACGAACACCCCGCTACACTTGATCGAACCACTAGGATTTTCAACAGATGATAAACAGTTGAAACGAGCAGGGCTTGATTATTGGCATGATGTAGATATTACGTACCATGCCGATCTACCAGCTTTTATGTCTTATTTAGGAGATAGAAAGTTGCATTTGATCTCTAAGTTTGCGAATAAAGTATATAGTGATGAAAATTTTGCGGATGGCGAAGAGCATTTCTTTTTATTCGGCAAAGAAACAACTGGATTACCGGAATCCTTTATGCGCGAACATGCAGAAAAATGCTTACGCATCCCAATGAATGACACCCATGTCCGCTCATTGAATCTATCGAATACAGCTGCGATGATCGTGTATGAAGCATTGCGCCAACAAGGTTTCCCAAATTTAGAGTTAACACATCACTACGAAAATGATAAGCTAGACTAA
- a CDS encoding RluA family pseudouridine synthase, whose amino-acid sequence MEFTWTYEKEQPQQVKYFLKEKGISKGLLAKIKFQGGTIMVNDRVENVLFSLTQNDKVTIVIPAEGEHETVLLDETPIVIVYEDEHILVVDKPAGISSIPAQYHPNRTMANRVKAYYQQQDYEDQVIHVVTRLDRDTSGLMLFAKHGFAHAKLDVQLREKKFVKKYQALVSGVVDTLQDHGQIDLPIARDMTSLLKRKVSPTGKSAQTEYWLENKSTDVALVDIQLHTGRTHQIRVHFSEIGCPLLGDDMYGGRMDLGIARQALHCYDLRFYHPFTEKLLEFKQPLAKDMATIVKRFED is encoded by the coding sequence ATGGAGTTTACATGGACCTACGAAAAAGAACAGCCGCAGCAAGTGAAATATTTTTTGAAAGAAAAAGGGATATCGAAAGGCTTGCTAGCAAAAATCAAGTTCCAAGGCGGTACGATCATGGTCAATGATCGGGTGGAAAACGTCTTGTTTTCTCTGACACAAAATGATAAGGTAACCATTGTGATTCCGGCTGAAGGTGAACATGAAACTGTTCTGTTAGATGAAACACCGATCGTGATCGTTTATGAGGACGAGCACATTTTAGTCGTGGATAAACCAGCTGGGATATCCTCGATACCAGCACAGTATCATCCGAATAGAACAATGGCGAATCGAGTGAAAGCATATTATCAACAACAAGACTATGAGGATCAGGTAATCCATGTGGTGACTAGACTGGATCGCGATACTTCAGGGTTGATGCTTTTTGCAAAGCATGGATTTGCTCATGCGAAGCTGGATGTACAGCTTCGTGAAAAGAAATTCGTCAAAAAATATCAAGCATTGGTCAGTGGGGTTGTAGATACTTTGCAAGATCACGGGCAAATCGATTTACCAATTGCTCGGGATATGACATCATTATTGAAACGCAAAGTTTCTCCTACAGGAAAAAGTGCGCAGACGGAATACTGGTTAGAAAATAAATCAACGGATGTAGCACTAGTGGATATCCAACTGCATACAGGTCGCACGCACCAAATCAGAGTGCATTTCTCTGAAATCGGCTGCCCTCTTTTAGGGGATGACATGTATGGCGGAAGAATGGATCTAGGTATTGCTAGACAAGCCTTGCACTGCTATGACTTACGGTTCTATCATCCGTTTACAGAAAAATTATTAGAATTCAAACAGCCTTTAGCAAAAGATATGGCGACAATAGTGAAACGATTTGAAGATTAA
- a CDS encoding methyltransferase domain-containing protein, which yields MLKKIDQGRLFLSENAQLFRCPLCHEAITSTANGLICQNNHRFDLSKKGTLYFLSHAVKTDYDQGMFEPRRRMIQAGMYQPVIELLAQHLPADASVLDVGCGEGSFLTAIDQLQPLKQAIGFDISKEGVYAATEQPVKAFWCVADLTNLPFADQQFSTILNIFSPSHYQEFHRVLADDGVVLKVVPQSGYLKELRQAFYPNQPEKHHYSNQRVVDKFMESMELVERQRVTYEFSIPEQNRRDLLAMSPLEWQVTKEIKEALMAEPLRKITIDIELLKGNKRKRFQ from the coding sequence ATGTTAAAAAAAATAGACCAAGGTAGACTATTTTTATCAGAGAATGCTCAGTTGTTTCGCTGTCCGTTGTGTCATGAAGCGATTACTTCAACAGCGAACGGGCTCATTTGTCAAAACAATCATCGTTTTGATTTATCAAAAAAAGGGACGTTGTATTTTTTGTCCCATGCTGTTAAAACGGACTATGACCAAGGAATGTTTGAACCAAGACGGCGAATGATCCAAGCGGGTATGTATCAGCCTGTGATCGAATTATTAGCACAACATCTGCCGGCTGATGCAAGTGTGTTAGATGTCGGTTGTGGAGAAGGCAGCTTTTTGACTGCCATCGATCAATTACAGCCGTTAAAACAAGCAATCGGCTTTGACATTTCTAAAGAAGGCGTCTACGCAGCAACTGAACAGCCAGTAAAGGCGTTTTGGTGTGTCGCAGATTTAACGAATCTCCCTTTTGCTGATCAGCAATTTTCGACGATATTGAATATTTTTTCGCCTTCTCATTATCAGGAATTTCACCGAGTGCTTGCAGATGACGGTGTGGTGTTGAAAGTTGTTCCGCAATCAGGCTATTTAAAAGAATTACGCCAAGCCTTTTATCCCAATCAACCAGAAAAACACCATTATTCGAATCAGCGTGTCGTTGACAAATTCATGGAATCAATGGAGTTGGTAGAACGTCAGCGTGTGACTTATGAGTTTTCGATCCCTGAACAGAATCGACGAGATCTCTTAGCAATGTCGCCGCTCGAATGGCAAGTAACAAAAGAAATAAAAGAGGCACTTATGGCAGAACCTCTTAGAAAAATTACAATTGACATAGAATTGTTAAAAGGAAATAAGAGAAAACGATTCCAATAA